Proteins encoded within one genomic window of Bemisia tabaci chromosome 2, PGI_BMITA_v3:
- the LOC109038598 gene encoding uncharacterized protein: MKPIYKTCFVPKCKNTSVSAPEKLFFSVPQGPVRHSWCAMARRDKISLVSAVQCCEDHFEPSEDVEEWTRYCFLKERGLPTFNLRIKKGVLPHIFNCQPDRKRAHSTPLRSVVEKRIAAETKRIALQPVSDRNNNNNNKENHNPLITYRPRLSVYDSNFFMSWAHDSVSSHYESDIDAITLDTEISSFVDGAANENTNIERGHSFSASSHSTAENSTPTTSEVTCPTCKQRESAGTRDIATSPLHFECTRDTATSPVDFAGAIDEEEILSSCSEVETSYVSEAASDSTYNPEESVNQCTEEEDSAEEDNVMEDFTTEYTKDLFLKLATFRMERNPKQYLGLHPENLELLTHIEQIANISKIESYIVLRKIRTDESFFFIADDLGFSISKVSRIFAKHLPTLSAYFQIFVYWPEKRNILMTLPISFRANYKDVVSIIDCFEIELEKPSNALNQSQAWSEYKKGNTAKYLLSCTPNGFINFVSQGFGGRASDVTILKESDYLKILPPNSVVMADRGFKEVESVLALHNCRLVRPPSVSEGVPMTQKEALLTKIIASLRIHVERVIKQVRETAFVDAHARFNHNFTSQLDNVVNLVCALSNLQKPLVK; the protein is encoded by the exons ATGAAACCCATCTACAAGACCTGTTTTGTGCCCAAATGCAAGAACACATCGGTCAGTGCTCccgaaaagttatttttttccgtgccgCAAGGACCCGTTCGGCACTCGTGGTGCGCGATGGCCAGGAGAGATAAAATCTCATTGGTATCAGCTGTTCAATGTTGTGAAGATCATTTCGAG CCGTCGGAAGATGTAGAGGAATGGACTCGTTACTGCTTCCTCAAAGAACGAGGCCTACCTACTTTCAACTTACGTATTAAGAAGGGCGTGCTTCCACATATTTTCAACTGTCAGCCTGATCGCAAAAGAGCTCACTCAACACCTTTACGTTCAGTTGTAGAAAAAAGGATCGCAGCGGAAACCAAGCGAATTGCTTTACAGCCTGTGTCAGATCGCaataataacaacaacaacaag GAAAATCACAACCCTCTCATCACTTATCGCCCCCGGCTCAGTGTCTATGACAGTAACTTCTTCATGAGCTGGGCTCATGATTCTGTCTCTTCGCATTATGAATCGGACATCGATGCAATCACTCTGGATACTGAAATCTCTAGTTTCGTGGACGGTGCAGCAAATGAGAACACCAACATTGAAAGAGGTCACAGCTTCAGCGCTAGTTCTCATTCAACTGCTGAGAATTCCACCCCAACAACTTCAGAAGTTACATGTCCG ACTTGTAAGCAGAGAGAATCTGCAGGCACACGTGACATTGCTACCTCACCCCTGCATTTTGAATGCACCCGTGACACAGCAACATCACCTGTTGATTTTGCAGGAGCAATTGACGAAGAGGAAATTTTATCTTCCTGCTCAGAAGTAGAAACTAGTTATGTTTCTGAAGCTGCCTCAGATAGTACGTACAACCCCGAAGAAAGTGTTAATCAATGCACTGAGGAGGAAGACAGTGCAGAGGAAGACAACGTCATGGAAGATTTTACAACGGAATACACGaaggatttatttttaaaattagctaCTTTCAGAATGGAGCGTAATCCAAAGCAGTACCTGGGTTTACACCCTGAGAATTTAGAGCTTTTGACACATATAGAACAAATAGCAAACATTAGTAAAATCGAGTCTTACATTGTTCTCCGCAAAATTCGAACTgatgaatcttttttttttatcgcagatgACCTAGGTTTCAGCATTAGTAAAGTTTCTCGAATATTTGCTAAACATTTACCCACTCTTTCTGCAtactttcagatttttgtgtaTTGGCCTGAGAAACGAAATATATTGATGACTCTTCCAATTTCTTTTAGAGCTAACTATAAAGATGTAGTTTCTATCATTGATTGCTTTGAAATAGAGTTAGAAAAGCCTTCAAATGCTCTTAATCAGTCTCAAGCTTGGTCCGAATACAAGAAAGGTAACACGGCAAAATATCTCCTCTCTTGCACTCCCAATGGTTTCATAAATTTTGTATCTCAAGGGTTTGGTGGTCGAGCCTCTGATGTTACAATTTTGAAAGAGAGTGATTATCTAAAGATATTGCCCCCTAACTCAGTTGTCATGGCCGACCGTGGGTTTAAGGAAGTTGAAAGTGTGTTGGCTCTGCACAATTGTCGTTTGGTAAGGCCTCCAAGCGTTTCAGAGGGTGTTCCAATGACACAGAAGGAAGCTTTGCTCACGAAAATAATTGCTAGTTTACGCATACATGTTGAGCGTGTTATCAAGCAAGTTCGAGAGACAGCCTTTGTAGATGCGCATGCTCGTTTTAACCACAATTTCACCAGCCAACTTGATAATGTTGTTAATTTAGTCTGTGCTCTATCAAACCTTCAAAAACCTTTGGTAAAGTAG